In Kitasatospora sp. NBC_00240, the following are encoded in one genomic region:
- a CDS encoding carboxymuconolactone decarboxylase family protein, with amino-acid sequence MDQPSNRRERGEAVFKELFGREPRPGSYPEFLQITVDHLFGEIWARPHLSIEERELVALTAVALARTDWELRGHIGASLNLGMSREKIVEVIIQLAYYGGWPVANNGLRVAQEVFAELDEAAGKDADDDQ; translated from the coding sequence ATGGATCAGCCGTCTAACCGGCGCGAGCGGGGTGAAGCCGTCTTCAAGGAGCTCTTCGGCCGCGAACCGCGCCCGGGTTCCTACCCGGAGTTCCTGCAGATCACCGTCGACCACTTGTTCGGTGAGATCTGGGCCCGCCCGCACCTGAGCATCGAGGAGCGCGAACTGGTCGCACTGACCGCGGTCGCGCTGGCGCGGACCGATTGGGAGTTGCGGGGCCACATCGGCGCCTCCCTGAACCTCGGGATGTCGCGAGAGAAGATCGTCGAGGTCATCATCCAACTCGCCTACTACGGCGGCTGGCCGGTCGCCAACAACGGACTGCGCGTCGCCCAGGAGGTCTTCGCCGAGCTGGACGAGGCTGCCGGGAAGGACGCGGACGATGACCAGTGA